One Thioclava electrotropha DNA segment encodes these proteins:
- a CDS encoding ligase-associated DNA damage response exonuclease, protein MAEPLLIPRPEGLYCPSGNFYIDPSRPVARALITHGHADHARAGHGHVLATRQTLEIMAIRYGEDFAGQRQAYEGPLSVGGVDVSFHPAGHVLGSAQIAITHRGQRIVASGDYARVANPSCAPFEPVPCDTFITEATFALPVFKHPDPADEMAKLMASMRAAPERPHLVGAYALGKAQRVIMLAREAGYDAPIYIHGALQRLCDYHIEQGIPLGDLRPATMDKAEARALREALVIAPPSAFSSPWVQRFADPVISFASGWMQIRARARQRGVELPLVISDHIDWVDLTRTVREVDPSELWITHGREEALMRWAELEGRVARPLHLVGYEEEPE, encoded by the coding sequence ATGGCCGAGCCGCTTCTGATCCCGCGCCCCGAGGGGCTCTACTGCCCTAGCGGCAACTTCTACATCGACCCGAGTCGCCCCGTGGCGCGCGCGCTGATCACGCACGGCCATGCCGATCACGCGCGCGCAGGCCACGGGCATGTGCTGGCCACGCGCCAGACGCTGGAGATCATGGCGATCCGCTATGGCGAGGATTTCGCGGGGCAGCGGCAGGCCTATGAGGGACCGCTCTCCGTAGGCGGCGTGGATGTCAGCTTTCACCCGGCTGGCCATGTTCTCGGCTCCGCGCAGATCGCGATCACACATCGCGGCCAGCGGATCGTGGCGTCGGGCGATTACGCCCGCGTGGCAAATCCCTCCTGCGCGCCCTTCGAGCCGGTGCCCTGCGATACGTTCATCACCGAGGCGACCTTCGCGCTGCCGGTCTTCAAGCATCCCGACCCGGCTGACGAGATGGCCAAGCTCATGGCTTCGATGCGGGCCGCGCCGGAGCGGCCGCATCTGGTGGGCGCCTATGCGCTGGGCAAGGCGCAGCGGGTGATCATGCTCGCGCGCGAGGCGGGCTATGACGCGCCGATCTACATCCACGGCGCGCTGCAGCGGCTTTGCGACTATCATATCGAGCAGGGCATCCCCTTGGGCGATCTGCGCCCCGCCACGATGGACAAGGCAGAGGCGCGGGCGTTGCGCGAGGCGCTGGTGATCGCGCCGCCCTCGGCCTTTTCCTCGCCTTGGGTGCAGCGCTTCGCCGATCCGGTGATCTCTTTCGCCTCGGGCTGGATGCAGATCCGGGCGCGCGCCCGCCAGCGCGGCGTCGAACTGCCGCTGGTGATCTCGGACCATATCGACTGGGTGGACCTGACGCGCACGGTGCGCGAGGTCGATCCGTCCGAGCTGTGGATCACCCATGGCCGCGAGGAGGCGCTGATGCGCTGGGCCGAACTGGAGGGCCGCGTCGCCCGTCCACTGCACCTCGTGGGCTACGAGGAGGAGCCGGAATGA
- a CDS encoding cisplatin damage response ATP-dependent DNA ligase yields the protein MKAFAVLLERLAFTPGRNAKLDVLADYLRHAPDPERGYALAALTGELELGRAQPAVLRAMVGERVDPELFALSYDYVGDLAETIALIWPQENTAQDVDLVEIVETLQDTPKTRVGPLIAGWLDRLEPSERYALLKLATGGLRVGVSARLARVALASVGAPELEEIEEIWHGLSPPYQPLFDWIEGGEKPERAGLAPFRPVMLSTPTDLDALTGLPPGNFAAEWKWDGIRVQAVAEGGERRLYSRTGEDISGAFPDVVAHMGFEGALDGELIVRRGDQVAPFGDLQKRLGRKSPGKAMLASHPAALRLYDILIEGEEDLRPLPFDTRRTRLEAFVAELNSDRFDVSELLPFETWDDLAALREEPPEVVIEGVMLKRRDTPYMAGRPKGPWFKWKRDPRIIDAVILYAQRGHGKRSGFYSDFTFGVWDGERLVPVGKAYSGFTDEELRKLDRFVRNHTVERFGPVRSLSPDLVVEVAFEGLNRSTRHKSGVAMRFPRISRIRWDKPAGEADRIETLHAILPEVEQP from the coding sequence ATGAAAGCCTTCGCGGTCCTTCTCGAACGGCTCGCCTTCACGCCGGGGCGCAATGCCAAGCTCGACGTGCTGGCCGATTACCTGCGCCATGCGCCCGACCCCGAACGCGGCTATGCGCTGGCGGCCCTGACCGGAGAGCTGGAGCTGGGCCGCGCGCAGCCTGCGGTCCTGCGCGCGATGGTGGGCGAACGGGTCGATCCCGAGCTGTTCGCGCTGTCCTATGACTACGTGGGCGATCTGGCCGAGACGATCGCGCTGATCTGGCCGCAGGAGAATACGGCCCAGGACGTCGATCTGGTGGAAATCGTCGAGACCTTGCAGGACACGCCGAAAACCCGCGTCGGGCCGTTGATCGCGGGTTGGCTGGACCGGCTTGAGCCCTCGGAACGCTATGCGCTGCTGAAACTCGCGACCGGCGGGCTGCGCGTCGGGGTCTCGGCGCGGCTCGCGCGGGTGGCTCTGGCTTCCGTGGGCGCGCCGGAGCTGGAGGAGATCGAGGAAATCTGGCACGGGCTCTCGCCGCCCTATCAGCCGCTTTTCGACTGGATCGAGGGTGGCGAGAAGCCCGAGCGCGCGGGCCTCGCGCCGTTCCGGCCGGTGATGTTGTCGACGCCGACCGATCTCGACGCGCTGACCGGCCTGCCGCCGGGCAATTTCGCCGCGGAATGGAAATGGGACGGCATCCGGGTGCAGGCCGTGGCGGAGGGCGGCGAGCGGCGGCTCTATTCGCGCACCGGCGAGGATATCTCCGGCGCCTTTCCCGATGTGGTTGCGCATATGGGGTTCGAGGGCGCGCTCGATGGCGAGTTGATCGTGCGGCGCGGCGATCAGGTCGCGCCCTTCGGCGATCTGCAAAAGCGGCTCGGGCGGAAGTCTCCGGGCAAGGCGATGCTGGCCTCGCATCCGGCGGCGCTGCGCCTCTACGACATCCTCATCGAGGGCGAGGAGGACCTGCGTCCCCTGCCCTTCGACACCCGCCGCACGCGGCTGGAGGCCTTCGTGGCCGAACTGAACTCCGACCGCTTCGACGTCTCGGAGCTGCTGCCTTTCGAGACGTGGGACGACCTCGCCGCCCTTCGCGAAGAACCGCCCGAAGTGGTGATCGAAGGCGTGATGCTCAAACGCCGCGACACGCCCTATATGGCAGGCCGCCCCAAGGGGCCGTGGTTCAAGTGGAAACGCGACCCGCGCATCATCGATGCGGTGATCCTGTATGCGCAACGCGGGCATGGCAAACGCTCGGGTTTCTATTCCGATTTCACCTTCGGCGTCTGGGACGGCGAGCGGCTCGTGCCCGTGGGCAAAGCCTATTCCGGCTTCACCGACGAGGAGCTGCGCAAGCTCGACCGCTTCGTGCGCAATCACACGGTGGAGCGCTTCGGCCCGGTCCGGTCCCTGTCGCCCGATTTGGTGGTGGAGGTCGCCTTCGAGGGGCTCAACCGCTCCACCCGGCACAAATCCGGCGTCGCGATGCGCTTCCCGCGCATCTCGCGCATCCGCTGGGACAAGCCCGCAGGCGAGGCCGACCGGATCGAGACGCTGCACGCAATTCTCCCCGAGGTCGAGCAGCCCTAG